The Synechococcus sp. RS9909 genomic interval CGCGACCGGATTCGGGACCTGGCCGCCGGCAGCCTCGGCCTGCGCACAGCCCGCTTCGCCTATGCCTCCAACCTGAAAGAACTGCAGGAGGTTGCAGCACCTCTCGGCTGGCCTGTGGTGGTGAAGCCGGTGATGAGCTCCTCCGGCAAAGGGCAGAGCGTGGTGCAGGCTGCGTCTGACCTCGCCGCGGCCTGGCAGACGGCCGTGTCCGGAGCCCGCGGCAGTGGTGACCGGGTGATCGTGGAGGAATTCCTGCGCTTTGATCTGGAAATCACCCTGCTCACCATCCGCCAACTGGATGGCACCACCCTGTTCTGCCCACCGATCGGTCATGAACAGAGCGGCGGTGACTACCAGTGCAGCTGGCAACCCGCCGCCCTCTCCAATGCGCAACTGGAGCAGGCCCAGGCCATGGCACGGGCCATCACCGACAACCTCGGGGGCGCCGGATTGTTCGGTGTGGAATTCTTCCTGTGCGGCGACGCAGTGATCTTCTCGGAGCTCTCACCCCGACCCCATGACACCGGACTGGTCACCCTGATCAGTCAGAACCTGAGCGAATTCGACCTGCACCTCCGGGCCGTGCTCGGCCTGCCGATCCCGGCGATCCGCTGCCGCCAGCCCTCCGCCAGCCGGGTGATCCTGGCCGACCAACATCTGAGCACGGTGCGGTATGCCGGTCTGCACGCTGCCCTCCAGCTCGAGGACACGAAGGTGTTGCTGTTCGGAAAGCCCAGTGCAAGGCCGGGCCGGCGCATGGGTGTGGCCCTGGCGCAGGGTCACGATCTGGACACGGCCCGCCGCCGAGCCGATCAGGCCGCCGCTCGCATCCAGGTGCTCGAGGCCTAACGGCGCGATAGAAAGCGGTAGTGCTGCAATCCCTCCAGCAGGCCGGACAGGCGCGAACGGCTGGCGAAGAACACCCGCTGCTGCTGACGGAAACACTCCAGGCTGGGATCGTGGTCGGCGAGAACCACCGTGGCAGGAAGGCCGCGCACCAGTTCCCCGTCCCCCTGCTGGCTGGCCACCACAAGAATCCGCTCGAGTGGAAGCTGCCAGCGCAGGGAGAGAAATCGGATGGCCTCACTGCGGGAGGCCCGCAGCGGCAACACATCGAGAAACCAGTGGCAACGCAGATGGGGACGGGCGGCGAGTCGCCGCTGCCGCAACCTTTGACGCACCAGGGGCAGGATCGCTTCGCCTGATTGCCGCAGTAGAAAACTGAGCTTGAACGGACCCTGCTCGGCGGGATCCTGGCGTTCCAGATGGGCGCTGAGATCAGCCAGGGCTCGCTCCACGTCCTGACGCTGCCAATCCACCCAGATCCGCTCCGACCAGAGCGGGTCGGGATCCTGCTGGTCGGCATAGACGATTTCCGTGCCAGCCCTGGTGATCCAGACAGCCGGCTGGGGCAAGTGAAGTTCAGCGAAACGCTGACGGGCCGCCGCCAGGGAGCGTCCGGTCAGGACGCCCAGACTGCCGGCTGATGACTTGGCGGAACCCAGCGGTGCGTTGAGTTGCTGACGCAGGGCCTGGAGCGCCTCGGTCTCCGGTTGCTCCAGGCTGCTGTCGAGGTCGAGGAGCAAGAGGCGATCGGCCAGCGGCCGTGGCTCCAGCAGCAGCGAACGCGGCTGGGAGCTGGATAGCGACTGCGCTCGCTCGATGCGGCGCTGCATCAGGGCGAGGTAATGGCAGACATGGGCATCCCAACTGAAGTGGCGGCTGACCGCCTCAATGCCGTTGTCACGCCAACGCCGCCAGCGCTCGGGATCGGATCCGGCCCGCTCCAGACCGTCCTGAAGCGCCTCCAGATCGGTCACATCCACGAGCAGACCGTTGTCGCAACGCGCCAGGATGTCGCGGGGCCCACCGTCATCGGTGGCCACCATCGGCATGCCGCAGGCCGCGGCCTCCAGCAGGGTGAGCCCGAAGGGTTCGGTGAGCGCCGGGTTCACGAACAGACCGCGCCGCTGGGCGGCCCAGCGATAAATAGCGGGAATCTGCGCGCGCCGGTGCTGTTTCGGATAGGCCACCTGACCGTAGAGGTCGTAGCGATCCACCAGGTCGAACACCTGCTGAAACACCTCCCGCTGCTGTTTCTCCAGCTGGCGCGGATCCTCACGACAGCCGAGCACCAACACCAGGTTGTGGCGTTGACGCAGGAGCGAGGAACGACCGAAAGCTTCCACCAGGGCGGGGATGTTCTTGCGTCGCACCGCCCGGGAAATCGCCAGCAGCGGCGGCAGAGACGGATCCCTGAGAAAAGGATCCAGCAACCCGTCCACAGCCTCGGATTCAGCAGGAGTGGAGCGGGGATGGAAACGACTGGCATCCACACCTGGCGGCACCACCTCCGCCTGATCGGCCCGGAAGCGTCCGTAGCGGCAATACTGCTCCTGGGCCTCCTGCCGGGTGCTGGTGATCACCAGATCGGCATGGGCCAGAGCCAATTCCTCCGCATCGATGCGGCGGCTGATCGAAAACGACTGCTCGATCTGCTTGTGATCCCCACCGGCAGCCAACAACCGACGCAACTTCTCACGACCGAGAGAGTGGCCCGTGAACACCAACGGAATGCCCAGCCGGCGACTCACCAGGGCACCGACATACCCGGCGTCGGCGTAATGGGCATGGATCCAGTCGGGGCGATGCTGGGGCTGCTGCAGGCGAGCCACCAGCTGATCGGCCAGCTCGTCGAGATAGGGCCAGAGCTGTTCCTTGCGCAGATAACGACGCGGTCCGAAGGGGAGGCGAAGGATCGTGGCGCCGGGGGCGATGGTCTCCTGGGGCTGGGCGTAATCGCTCGACACGCGTCGGTCCTGGATCAGGCGGGTCACCACCTCCACCTGCTCCACCTCCGGACGGGCGGCCAGTCCTCGAGCCAACTCGAGCACGTAGAGGGTCTGGCCACCGGTGTCGGCATCGCGCCCGAGTTCAAGCTCATGGGACCGGAACAGACCGTGCAGATGCAGATGCAGCAGCTTGAACCCCATCACCCAACCCGATCACACATCGCAGCAATCGATCGACTGCCTGGATCAACTGTTAGGGGAACCATCCATCGACAAAGATGAAAAGATTCTGAGATCTGAAGTGAGCGGTCGACAATTTCAGCCGAAAAACCAGACCAACACTGATGTTTTCACGCATCCTGCATGCCAACACTCCGTGCCCTTCATGTGGAACTACAAACGATTGAGGGCTTGATTCGCCCGGGGGTCCTGTCTTAACGGGGTGTCGACAACGAGGGGGTCACATCCACCAGGGCATGCTCAGGGTTGCCCCAGCCACCGCCCTGAAAGGTGATGGCGGCAGGAACAGCCAGCTGTTGATTCACCCAGGCCAGAATCAGGGGTCCGAGTACGGCGGGAGAGGCTGCAGCGGCTGGGGCGCGCAGGTTGAAGTGATCTCCACCCTCCACCAGCACAAGGCGATGGCCCAAGGGGCCAATCCCGGCCTGGCGCAGCGGGCTCACCGCTTCGGGATCCGGAGGAACAACCCAATCGCTGGTGCCGCTGACGATCAGGGTGCGGGCCTGGGCTTCACCAACACGGCTCTGATCGAACAACAGCTTCAGCGGTGGGCTCACCGCCACCACAGCCTGCACACGCGGATCGGCAAGCGATCCCTGATCCGAACCCTCGAGCCAACTGCACTGCAACACCCAACTGAGATTCCGCTCGGGATCGGCGGGGTCGTTGCAGCGGGCTTTCAATGTGCTGCTCGTGGTGTTCAGTCCACCCAGCTGCAGAGCCGCTGTGGCACCCCAGGAATGGCCCACAACCGCCACCTGGGATGGGGTCACCCCGGAGCCTGGCAACAGTCGGCCAGCTGCCACACCATCCAGCACCGCGCTCACATCCAACGGACGCCAACGCATTTCTTCCGGTCCCGGCGGCGGCTGATCACCCATCAACATCGCCTTTTGCTGAGCGGAATCACTGCCCGGATGTCTGGGCAGCACCACGGTGTAACCGTTCATCACCAGCAGGCGAGCCCAACCCTCAAAGCTGGCGGGATCGTCCCAGAGGCCATGGGAGATCACCACCAGACGCCCATTGGCGGAACGCTGGGGCTGATAGGTGATCAGGGTGAGGGGCTCAGACCGATGCGACACAGGCAGCGTCAGCTCCTGCCGCCGCCAAGCCGATGGGTCGAGGCTGCCGATCGATGCCGACGCGGGCGTGGCGGCAGTGGCCTGACGCAACAGGCGCCTGGCCTCATCCTGATTGTTCTGGAGCCGCTGGGCATAGGCCGCAAGCGCCTGGAGATTGAGCGTGATGCGCTCCCCGGGAACCTGGCGCAACAAGCCGAGAAGGTGGGGTTCACCGGCGCGGTAGGCCGCATCCAGCGCTGCCGCAATCACGGGCCCGCGCCCCTCGAGCGGCAGGCCCTCCACCTCCACCAGTTCGGAAGCGGCCAGCAAGGCCTGTTCGAACAAAGGCTGACCCAACGACTGCTGAACCACCCCGGTGATCTGATCAGGTAATGGAGCTGTGAGCAACTGCTCAAGCAGGCGCTGCACCGCACCATCACCGGCCTGGTCGAGCTCCTGAAGGTCGGCATTGGCGCGAATCAAATCGGCGGCCGTGCGCGATGCACCGATCTCCAGCTGGATGGTCATCTCCATCACCGGCAGACGCAGATCCAGCTGCTGCACCGCTGCAGCGGGAGTGGCGGTGAGGCCTGGGATCCACCAGGCACTGCCGAAGGCAACGGCTGCAGCAACGAGCCGCTGCGGCAAAGGGATGGTCATGCGAAATAGATCAGGCGGCGGCGAGCTGCGGGGCGGGGTGCTGCTCAAGCACCTTGCGTAGATAGCGCCCCGTGTGAGACGTGGGATGTGCCGCCACCTCTTCCGGCGTGCCGGTGGCGACGATCTGCCCGCCCTTGTCGCCCCCTTCCGGACCCAGATCAATGATCCAGTCGGAACAACGGATCACATCGAGATTGTGCTCAATGCAGATGATCGAATTGCCCTTATCAACCAAGCGCTGCATCACATCCATCAGCTTGTGCACGTCATAAAAACTGAGGCCCGTGGTGGGTTCATCGATCAGATAGAGCGTTTTTCCGGTGGCCCGGCGTGACAACTCCGTGGCCAGCTTCACCCGCTGCGCTTCGCCGCCGGAGAGGGTGGGAGCCGGCTGCCCCAGCTTCACGTAGCCCAGGCCCACATCCACCAGCGTGCGCAGCCGATCCGCCGCCTGGGGAATCGCTGAGAACACATCAGCCGCCTGCTCGACGGTCATCTCAAGCACGTCGGCGATGGTGTGACCCTTGTAGGTCACCTGAAGCGTCTCCCGATTGAAACGGGCGCCCTTGCAGACATCACACTGCACATACACATCGGGAAGGAAATTCATCTCGATCACGTTCACGCCCTGACCGCGGCAGGCCTCACAACGGCCTCCCTTGACGTTGAAACTGAACTGACCCACCTGGTACCCCCGCGCCTTGGCTTCCACGGTGGCGGCAAACACCTGACGGATCGGATCAAAAGCGCCGGTGTAGGTGGCGGGATTGGAACGGGGCGTGCGACCGATCGGTGACTGGTCGATCACGATCACCTTGTCGATCGACTTCAGACCCCGCAGCTCGGCGAGACCGGCCGGGAACGGCACCTTGTGGCCGAGGCCATGTTCCAGGGCGGGATGGAGCAACTCGTTCACCAGGGTGCTCTTGCCGCTGCCGCTGACCCCGGTGACCGACACCAGCCGCCCCAGCGGAAACTCCACGCTCAGATTCTTAAGGTTGTTGCGGGCGCAATCGAGCAGTTTGAGACTGCGACTGCCGGCGTTGCGCCGCTCCGGCGGCGTGGGAATGGAACGGCGACCACTGAGATAGGCGCCCGTGAGGGACTGCTCCGCGGTCAGCAGATCGTCGAGCGACCCCTCCGCCACGATGTGGCCGCCATGCACGCCGGCTCCGGGGCCGATGTCCACCAGATGGTCGGCCGCGCGGATGGTGTCTTCATCGTGTTCCACCACCACCAGGGTGTTCCCCAGATCCCGCAGCCGCTCCAGGGTGGCGAGCAGACGATCGTTGTCGCGCTGGTGGAGGCCGATGCTCGGTTCATCGAGCACATACAGCACACCGGTGAGTCCGGCACCGATCTGCGTGGCCAGGCGAATGCGCTGCGCTTCACCGCCGGACAGGGTCATCGCCGGTCGATCCAGGCTCAGGTAGTCGAGCCCCACATCAAGGAGGAACCTCAGACGCATGCGGATCTCCCGCAGCACGAGATCACCGATCTGAATCTGGCGCGACGTCAGCAGGGGCTCCGCCCCCTCCGCAGCACCCACGCCCATCAGACGCTCGATCCGCTCCAGGGTCTGCCCCACGCTCACGGCGGTCAGTTCCGTGATCCGAAACGGACCCACGCGCACCGCCAGCGCTTCCGGGCGGAGCCGCTGCCCGGCACAGGTGGCGCAGGGGACGAGCTCAAGAAACTTCTCCAGTTTCTGGCGCTGCGATTCACCACTGGCATCGCGCAGTTGACGCTCAAGAATCGGCAGGATGCCTTCAAACGGCCGCTGATAACCGGCGCTCTTGCGATAGCGACTGTCGGCCTGGATCAGGATCGGCTCACGGCTGCCGTTGAGCAACACATCCCGCTGGTCATCAGTGAGCTGGTTCCAGGGGGTTTTGATCTCAAAGCCGAAGGCCTCGCCTACCGAATAGAGCAGGGAAAAGTAGTAGCTGTTGTCCTTCTCCGCCCAGGGGGCAACGGCGGCATACACCGGAAGCGAGGGGTCGGGCACCACCCGTTCAGGCGTGAACTTGCGCAGATGGCCGATGCCATGGCAGTCCTCACAAGCTCCGTAAGGGCTGTTGAAGGAAAAAAGGCGAGGTGACAGTTCCTCGAACACAGCGCCATGTTCGGGGCAGGCGAAATTCTCGGAATACAACCGTTCCCGCTCGACCCCCTCCGGCAACGCCTCATCCTTTTTCGGCACCACCTCCACCACGGCGAGGCCATCGCCGCGCTTGAGAGCGGTGCGCAGGGAATCGGTGAGACGTTCCTGAATGCCGTCACGGGCCACCAGGCGATCCACCACAACATCGATGCTGTGGGAATGGTTTTTATCGAGCTCGATGTTGTCGGCGAGCTCACGCACCTCACCATTGATGCGCACCCGGGCAAACCCCTCGGCCGCCAGGCCACTGATCAATTTGGTGTGGGTGCCTTTTTTGCCGCGCACCACGGGTGCGAGCAACTGATAACGGGTGCCCTCCGGCAGGGTGAGGATCTGATCCACCATCTCGTCGATGGTCTGAGGTCGGATCGGGCGATCACATTGGGGGCAATGGGGTTCACCGGCGCGGCCGAACAGCAGCCGCAGATAGTCCTGGATCTCCGTGACCGTGCCGACGGTGGAGCGGGGGTTATGGCTGGTGGATTTCTGATCGATCGAGATCGCCGGTGAGAGCCCCTCGATCGCATCCACATCCGGCTTGTCGACCTGACCGAGAAACTGACGGGCATAGGCCGACAGGCTCTCCACATAACGGCGCTGACCCTCGGCAAAGATCGTGTCAAACGCCAGGGAACTCTTGCCGCTGCCACTCACGCCGGTGAACACCACCAGCTTGTTGCGGGGAATGGTGACGTCGACGTTCTTGAGGTTGTGCTGACGCGCTCCACGCACGCGGATCACATCCTCGAGCGAACCACCGCTGAGATTGATCGGGCCCGCCGCATTCGACAGATCCTTCGGCTTGGGAGCGGGGCGCCCCATGCGGCAGCGTTCGGCAGCACCAGAGTCTACGGAGATTGATCCGGCTCAGGCTGCACGCTGTTCCAGCAGGCTGGCGGCATAAGCGCGCGCCTCACCCAGATCGCCACCGGCCAGTTCCGCCAGTTCCTGCTGACGCGCCTGAGTGTCCCGCAGATGGGACACTCGCGAGCGGGTCTCGCCGTTCTCCACCGCTTTGCTCACCCGAAAATGATGATCCGCCGCTGCCGCCACCAGAGGTTGATGGGTCACACAGAACACCTGACGGTGGCGCGACAGGGTGCGGAGCAGATCGGCCATCGCCCCGCTGACACGACCACTCACGCCCGTGTCGATCTCATCAAACAGCAGGGTGCTGGAGCCATCCACGGCTGCCAGACAGGTCTTGAGCGCAAGCAGAAAACGCGACATCTCCCCACCCGATGCCACCTCACCCAGAGGAGCAAGGGGCTGGCCGGGATTGGCGGAAAACAGAAACGCCACAGCGTCAGCACCGGCCTCGCCTGGCTCTGAGGGATGCACCGCCACCTGAAACCGCACATTCGCCAGACCCATCGGCCGCAAATGGGCCAGCAGATCCTGTTCCAGCTGACGGGCCACCCGATGGCGGCGTTCCGTCAATACGCCGTTGCTCTGATCGCGCTGCAAGCGGGCCTGATGTTCCTCCAGCTCCAGCGCCTGCACGGCCCCATCCGCTCCACCGGGTTCCAGCTGTTCGCGCAGGGCATCACGGAGCTCGCAAAGGCCGGAGAGATCCTGACCATGGCGGCGCTCCAACCGTTTCAACAAGGCCAGACGATCCTGCAAGGCATGGAGCCGACCAGGATCGCTCTCCAGAGCAGCAGCGTAGGTCTCCAGATCCCGGATCAGATCTCGCACGGTGGCCTCAAGATCGAGGCAACGCTCCGCCAAGGGCTGCAGCGAGCCATCCAGGGCCACCATCTGCTGCAGTTCATGGCAACAGGCCACCAGGTGATCCACGGCCGAAGGGGCCTGATCCGCTCCGTCCTGAAGACGACCCACCAATTCGGCCAACCCCTCCTGCAGGCGAACGCCATGCACCAGCCGATCCTGCTCAGCCGTGAGCGCCTGAATCTCGAGCGGATCCTCCAAAGCAGCGGCCTCCAGTTCCGCCAGCAGCTCCTGGCGCTCGCCCCAGTCGTGCTGCAGACGCTGATGATCGGCACGGGCCTGCTCGAGCCGCTCGGAACACAACCGCCACTGCTGCCAGTGCTGACGCACCCGCTGCAGCAGCTCCTCCAGCTCCGGCCCGCCAAGACGATCCAACCAGCGCCGTTGCAGACCGGGCCTGGACAACTGCTGACTCTGCCCCTGCACCGTGAGATCAATCAGCAGAGGTCGTAACGACAGCACCTGCTGCCGATTGATCACCACACCATTGACACGGAAGCGACTGCTGAGCCGATCGTCCTGACGACGCCAGTCGCGGCTGACCACCAGCTCCTGGTCGTCATCGAGGGGGAGCTCATGGGCTGCCAACCAGGCGCGGAGTGCCGCCTGCACCGTGAACCGCGCCTCGATACCAGCCCGATCGCCATCGCGGCGAATCAACCGCTGGGCCGCCGTACCCTGCAACCCGCCCAGCACGGCATCCAACGCATCGAGCAGGATCGACTTGCCGGCGCCGGTCTCTCCGGTGAGCACGGTGAAGCCCTGCTCGAAATCGAGCTCCAGACTGTCGATCAGGGCAATGTTCTGCAGTCGAAGCCCGGTCAGCACGGCAGCTCCCGGTGGTCGCGTTGACCGTAGCGGCAGCCCAGCTCGTTTAGAAGGGGTGCACTGGCAAGGCCGGCCGTGATCGAACAGGAACTCGGGGATTTCATTGAAGCGTCAGGCCTGATGGCCTACGACCCAGCAGCGATCACCCGGATCTACGCCGGTCACCCCCAGCGGTTGATCCGACGCCTCTGGCAGACCCTGGTGCCGATCGGTCTGCTGCTGCTGGGCATCGGCAGCGACTGGGTGCTGGGCCTGCTGAGGACGCCGGAACGGGCCCGACGCCGAGCGCGGGAATGCGCCGAACTGCTGGTGGACCTCGGGCCAGCGTTCATCAAAGCGGGGCAGGCACTCTCCACCCGGCCCGACATCGTTCCGCCTGTGCTGCTCGAGGAACTGGCGCAACTGCAGGACCAACTGCCCGGCTTCTCCAGCGACCTGGCGATGGCCTGCATCGAAGAGGATCTGGGGGCGCCCGTGCACGCACACTTCCACTCGCTGGAGCGCGAGCCGATCTCTGCAGCCTCCCTGGGTCAGGTGCACCGAGGTGTGCTGAAAGGCGGTCAGCTCGTGGCTGTGAAGGTGCAGCGGCCGGGGCTGCGGGAACAGATCACGCTCGATCTCTACATCGTGCGCAACATCGCCGCCTGGTTGAACCGCAACATCGGCCTGATTCGCAGCGACCTTGTGGCCCTGATCGATGAACTGGGGCAACGGGTGTTCGAAGAGATGGACTATCTCAACGAAGCTGCCAATGCTGAACGGTTCCGGGAACTGCACCGCAACAACCCCCGCATTGCCGTACCGGCGATTTATCGAGCCGCCACCAGTCGGCGGGTGCTGACGATGGAATGGATCGACGGTGTGAAACTCACCAACCTGGAGGCGGTGCGGGCCATGGGCATCGATCCCGACGACATGGTGGAGGTGGGTGTGAACTGCAGCCTGCAGCAGCTGCTGGAACACGGCTTCTTTCACGCCGATCCCCACCCGGGCAACCTGCTGGCCCTCGAGGACGGGAGGCTCTGTTACCTCGATTTCGGGATGATGAGTGAGGTGAGCCGGGAGTCACGCACGGGCCTGATCCAGGCGGTGGTGCATCTGGTGAACCGCAATTTCAACAAACTCTCCAAGGATTTCGTCACCCTCGGCTTCCTGTCCGAAGACGTGAATCTCGAACCGATCGTCCCCGCCTTCGAGAGCGTGTTCAGTCAGGCCCTGGAGATGGGGGTGAATCGGATGGACTTCAAGAGCGTCACCGATGACATGTCGGGGGTGATGTATCGCTTTCCCTTCCGGGTGCCGCCGTACTACGCGCTGATCATCCGCTCCCTGGTGACCCTGGAGGGGATCGCCCTGAGCGTGGATCCCGACTTCAAAATCCTCGGTGCGGCCTACCCCTACTTCGCCCGTCGCCTGATGGAGGATCCCGATCCGCAACTCCGCCAGAGCCTCAAGGAGATGCTGTTTGACGGTGACGCCTTCCGCTGGACCCGCCTGGAGAACCTGGTGGCCAGCGCAGCCAGTCAGGCCCAGCTGGACCTCGACACCCTGCTCGACCAGGTGCTCGATTTCCTCTTCTCTCCTAACGGGGGCATGCTGCGCAATCAATTGGTGGAGGCGGTGGTCGACCGCCTCGATGCCCTCGGCTGGTTCACGATGCTTCGAATCAGCCGGCAGCTGCCGCGGCGCCTGCAACCACCGGGCCTGATCGCATCAACCTCCTGGCAAGCGGCCGACGACGAGATGCTCGATCTCGAACCGATCCGTCAACTGGTCGCCGTGCTGCAGCAATTGCCGGGATTCCGCCCGGAGCTGGTGCTGCGACGCCTGCCCCGTCTGCTGCGTGAACCTGGAGCTCGCACCATGGGCCTGAGTGTGGCCAAGGGACTGGCCGAACGAGGAGTTGTCCGCCTCGTGCGCGTCGCCGCTGGTGTTCCTGCCTAGATTCCGGGCGCTTGGAACAGGTCATGCGTTTGTCCACACCGAAGCGCTCGCGGCGCCGTGCCCTGCTGGCCCTGGCCACTGGTCTTGGGTTGAGCCTTAGCAGCCTGATCGTTCCGGCCCAAGCGGCCAAAGAAGTGGCCTTCGTGAGCGGCGCCTTCAGGCGCTCGATCTCCGTGGCGGATCTCGCCTATCTGGCCGAAACCGGCAAAGCGCGAGGGCTGCTCGCCGACATTCTCAAACTTGGTCGTCAGGACCCGGCCGATGTGGCCAAGCTCCTGAATCAGAAACTCGACCTTCCCCTGGTGCTCACCAGTCGGCTGATGTCGACCCGCATCGGTGATGTGATCATCCGTCGGGTGGCCACGATCATCTATCCCCTCAAGGTACCGGCTCCATCCGTGAGCGTTCCGGCGATCCGGGCCGGTGTGATCAACGGTCTGCAGATGGGCAGCGGCGGCCTCGATGCCATCCGTTTTCTTGAGGCCTATCCCGCCGAGGTGATGGAGGTGAACATCCCGGCCCTGATGGCGGTGGTGCAGAAAGC includes:
- a CDS encoding alpha/beta hydrolase is translated as MRLSTPKRSRRRALLALATGLGLSLSSLIVPAQAAKEVAFVSGAFRRSISVADLAYLAETGKARGLLADILKLGRQDPADVAKLLNQKLDLPLVLTSRLMSTRIGDVIIRRVATIIYPLKVPAPSVSVPAIRAGVINGLQMGSGGLDAIRFLEAYPAEVMEVNIPALMAVVQKAESIAGLVKFFSESPLDGLKNGDS